A window from Pseudomonas alloputida encodes these proteins:
- a CDS encoding NUDIX hydrolase, which translates to MPNAPRYCPHCTKELARGVPTGDTHERLHCTGCGYIHYINPKIIAGCIIERDGKYLLCQRAIPPRPGTWTLPAGFMEAGETTEQAALREVWEESGVRADIVSPYSIFSVPKISEVYIIFRAIVTEETGQYGPETLAYKFFEPDEIPWDEIYYPAIRQILERYILERQAGVYGIYMGNDDTGKVHFMR; encoded by the coding sequence ATGCCCAATGCCCCGCGCTACTGCCCGCACTGCACCAAGGAACTGGCCCGGGGCGTTCCCACAGGCGATACCCACGAACGCCTGCATTGTACCGGCTGCGGCTACATCCATTACATCAACCCCAAGATCATCGCCGGCTGCATCATCGAGCGCGATGGAAAGTACCTGCTGTGCCAGCGCGCCATCCCCCCTCGCCCCGGCACCTGGACCTTGCCTGCCGGGTTCATGGAGGCTGGCGAAACCACCGAACAGGCGGCGCTGCGCGAGGTATGGGAAGAAAGCGGCGTACGTGCAGACATCGTCTCGCCGTATTCGATCTTCAGCGTGCCAAAGATCAGCGAGGTGTACATCATCTTCCGTGCCATCGTTACCGAAGAGACCGGGCAGTATGGGCCGGAGACGCTGGCGTACAAGTTCTTCGAACCGGATGAAATCCCTTGGGATGAAATCTACTACCCGGCCATCCGGCAAATTCTCGAACGCTACATCCTCGAGCGGCAGGCCGGGGTGTATG
- a CDS encoding GntR family transcriptional regulator has protein sequence MKRQPLDDSFKVNRNPVTLREIVLDKLRTAIMNFHLLPGDRLVERDLCDRLGVSRTSVREALRHLESEGLVEFADAKGPRVAIITLEDARDIYELRCVLEGLIVQLFTLNAKAKDIRALERALEVNREALEEGELQQVLDSVQGFYDVLLEGSGNQVAAQQLRQLQARISYLRATSVSQENRRGASNREMEKIVEAIKGGDPLVAHQASVDHVRAAAKVALDYLRQKQDDNAKVRDIVEPLALKEPRIGR, from the coding sequence ATGAAACGCCAGCCACTCGACGACAGCTTCAAGGTCAACCGCAACCCCGTTACTCTGCGCGAAATCGTGCTCGACAAGCTGCGCACCGCAATCATGAACTTTCACCTGTTGCCCGGCGACCGCCTGGTCGAGCGCGACCTGTGCGACCGCCTCGGCGTCAGCCGCACTTCGGTACGTGAAGCGCTGCGTCACCTGGAGTCCGAAGGCCTGGTCGAGTTCGCCGACGCCAAAGGCCCGCGCGTGGCCATCATCACCCTGGAAGACGCACGTGACATCTATGAGCTGCGCTGTGTGCTCGAAGGCCTGATCGTGCAACTGTTCACCCTCAACGCCAAGGCCAAGGACATCCGTGCGCTGGAACGCGCGCTGGAAGTGAACCGCGAAGCACTGGAAGAAGGCGAGTTGCAACAGGTGCTGGACTCGGTACAAGGTTTCTACGATGTGCTGCTGGAAGGCTCTGGCAACCAGGTGGCGGCCCAGCAGCTGCGCCAGTTGCAAGCACGCATCAGCTACCTGCGCGCCACCTCGGTATCGCAGGAAAACCGCCGCGGCGCCAGCAACCGCGAAATGGAAAAGATCGTCGAGGCCATCAAGGGCGGCGACCCGCTGGTGGCCCACCAGGCCTCGGTCGACCACGTCCGCGCCGCCGCCAAGGTGGCCCTGGACTACCTGCGCCAGAAGCAGGATGACAACGCCAAGGTGCGCGACATTGTCGAACCCTTGGCCCTGAAGGAACCCCGCATAGGTCGCTGA
- a CDS encoding carboxymuconolactone decarboxylase family protein — translation MSNEKYEKGLKIRTQVLGEDYVNRSIQNADEFTKPLQELVTEYCWGHVWGREGLSLKERSMINLAMISALNRPHELKLHIRGALRNGLSREQIREILLQVGIYCGVPAAVDSFRLAREAFAEADAEPTR, via the coding sequence ATGAGCAATGAAAAGTACGAAAAGGGCCTGAAAATCCGCACCCAGGTACTGGGCGAGGACTACGTCAACCGCTCGATCCAGAACGCAGATGAATTCACCAAACCGTTGCAGGAGCTGGTCACCGAGTATTGCTGGGGTCACGTCTGGGGCCGCGAAGGCTTGTCGCTGAAAGAGCGCAGCATGATAAACTTGGCCATGATTTCCGCGCTCAACAGGCCCCACGAGCTCAAGTTGCACATTCGCGGTGCCCTGCGCAATGGGCTGAGCCGTGAACAGATTCGCGAAATCCTGCTCCAGGTCGGCATTTATTGCGGCGTACCCGCGGCGGTGGACAGTTTCCGCCTGGCCCGTGAAGCGTTTGCCGAAGCCGATGCGGAGCCAACCCGTTAA
- a CDS encoding flavin reductase family protein — protein sequence MIEPGIYKDVMGSFPSGVTIVTTLDADGGIVGITASAFSALSIDPALVLFCPNYASDTYPILRDSKQFAIHLLSADQTAEAYAFAGKGKDKAKGVEWHLSELGNPLLAKATAIIECELWREYDGGDHAIIVGAVKNLVLPEQPMTPMVYHKGKLGALPPLG from the coding sequence ATGATCGAACCCGGCATCTACAAAGACGTGATGGGCTCCTTCCCATCCGGCGTCACGATAGTGACCACCCTGGACGCCGACGGCGGCATCGTCGGCATCACCGCCAGTGCATTCAGCGCGCTGTCGATCGACCCGGCGCTGGTGCTGTTCTGCCCCAACTACGCCTCCGACACCTACCCGATCCTGCGCGACAGCAAGCAGTTCGCCATCCACCTGCTGTCCGCCGACCAGACCGCCGAGGCGTATGCCTTCGCAGGCAAGGGCAAGGACAAGGCCAAGGGCGTCGAGTGGCACCTGAGCGAGCTGGGCAACCCCCTGCTGGCCAAGGCCACGGCGATCATCGAGTGCGAATTGTGGCGCGAGTACGACGGCGGTGACCACGCGATCATTGTCGGCGCGGTGAAGAACCTGGTGTTGCCTGAGCAGCCGATGACCCCGATGGTGTACCACAAGGGCAAGCTCGGCGCCCTGCCGCCACTTGGCTGA
- a CDS encoding aldehyde dehydrogenase codes for MTLVRFQMCIDGQWRDAQSGKTFDSLNPATAQAWAQLPDADEADVELAVQAAQRAFDSKAWRSITATARGKLLRRLGDLIAENKEHLAQLESRDNGKLIRETRGQVGYLPEFFHYTAGLADKLEGGTLPLDKPDLFAYTVHEPIGVVAGIIPWNSPLYLTAIKLAPALAAGNTIVLKPSEHASATILELARLALEAGFPAGVVNVVTGYGPSTGAALTRHPLVRKIAFTGGAATARHVVRSSAENFAKLSLELGGKSPNIIFADADLDSAINGAVAGIYAASGQSCVAGSRLLVQDEIFDEFVERLIARAKRIRIGNPQDDASEMGPMATAQQLAVVEGLVAAAKAEGAKLHMGGKRADVEGDGWFYEPTLFECDSNAMTIMQEEVFGPVAAVIRFKTEEEALAMANDSQFGLAAGIWTRDLGRAHRLARDVRSGIIWVNTYRAVSAMAPIGGFKNSGYGRESGIDSVLAYTELKTVWINLSTAPMPDPFVMR; via the coding sequence ATGACCCTCGTTCGTTTCCAGATGTGCATCGACGGCCAATGGCGCGATGCCCAGAGCGGCAAGACCTTCGACAGCCTCAACCCGGCCACCGCCCAGGCCTGGGCGCAACTGCCCGACGCCGATGAAGCCGATGTGGAGCTGGCCGTTCAGGCCGCCCAGCGTGCCTTCGACAGCAAGGCGTGGCGCAGCATCACCGCTACCGCCCGCGGCAAGCTGCTGCGTCGTCTGGGTGACCTGATTGCCGAGAACAAGGAGCACCTGGCCCAACTGGAGAGCCGTGACAACGGCAAGCTGATCCGCGAAACCCGCGGTCAGGTCGGCTATCTGCCGGAGTTCTTCCACTACACTGCGGGCCTGGCCGACAAGCTCGAAGGCGGCACCCTGCCGTTGGACAAACCCGACCTGTTCGCCTACACCGTGCACGAGCCAATCGGCGTGGTTGCCGGGATCATCCCGTGGAACAGCCCGCTGTACCTCACCGCGATCAAGCTGGCGCCGGCCTTGGCTGCCGGCAACACCATCGTGCTCAAACCGTCCGAGCACGCCTCGGCAACCATCCTCGAGCTGGCCCGACTGGCCCTTGAGGCCGGCTTCCCGGCCGGTGTGGTCAACGTGGTCACCGGCTACGGCCCCAGCACCGGCGCGGCGCTGACCCGCCACCCGCTGGTGCGCAAGATCGCCTTCACCGGCGGTGCCGCCACCGCCCGCCACGTGGTACGCAGCAGCGCCGAAAACTTCGCCAAGCTGTCGCTGGAACTGGGCGGCAAGTCGCCGAACATCATCTTCGCCGACGCCGACCTGGACAGCGCCATCAATGGCGCCGTGGCCGGCATCTATGCCGCGTCCGGGCAAAGCTGCGTGGCCGGCTCGCGCCTGCTGGTGCAGGATGAAATCTTCGACGAGTTCGTCGAGCGCCTGATTGCCCGCGCCAAGCGCATCCGCATCGGCAACCCGCAGGACGACGCCAGCGAAATGGGCCCGATGGCCACCGCGCAACAGCTGGCAGTCGTCGAAGGCCTGGTGGCGGCGGCCAAGGCCGAAGGCGCCAAACTGCACATGGGCGGAAAGCGTGCCGACGTTGAAGGTGACGGCTGGTTCTACGAGCCGACCCTGTTCGAGTGCGACAGCAACGCGATGACCATCATGCAGGAAGAAGTGTTCGGCCCGGTCGCCGCAGTAATTCGCTTCAAGACCGAAGAAGAAGCCCTGGCCATGGCCAACGACTCGCAATTCGGCCTGGCTGCCGGCATCTGGACGCGCGATCTGGGCCGTGCCCACCGCCTGGCCCGCGACGTGCGTTCGGGGATCATCTGGGTCAACACCTACCGTGCCGTGTCGGCCATGGCACCGATAGGTGGTTTCAAGAACAGCGGCTACGGCCGTGAGAGCGGCATCGATTCGGTGCTGGCCTATACCGAGCTGAAGACCGTGTGGATCAACTTGTCCACCGCGCCGATGCCCGACCCGTTCGTGATGCGCTAG
- a CDS encoding alpha/beta fold hydrolase — protein sequence MIQPVAERTPAGTSYLDVGQGQPVVLIHGVGLNKEMWGGQFVGLANDYRVIAYDMLGHGQSRVPAADTPLEGYADQLAELLDHLQIAQATVIGFSMGGLVARAFALNYPQRLAALVVLNSVFNRTPEQSAGVIARAAQAAELGPDANVDAALDRWFSREYKAANPAQVAAIRQVLASNDPQGYHTTYSLFATQDMYRADDLGSIQVPTLIATGELDSGSTPAMTRQLAACIPGARSVVLAEQRHMMPVEAPREVNKMLLDFLTQARTLTESAKGIVA from the coding sequence ATGATTCAGCCTGTCGCTGAACGCACACCTGCCGGCACCAGCTATCTGGATGTCGGCCAGGGCCAACCCGTGGTGCTGATCCACGGCGTGGGCCTGAACAAGGAAATGTGGGGCGGTCAGTTCGTTGGCCTGGCCAACGACTACCGCGTCATCGCCTACGACATGCTCGGCCACGGTCAAAGCCGCGTACCGGCCGCCGACACACCGCTGGAAGGCTATGCCGACCAGCTCGCCGAACTGCTTGACCACCTGCAAATTGCACAAGCCACCGTGATCGGCTTCTCCATGGGCGGCCTGGTTGCCCGTGCATTCGCCCTCAATTACCCGCAGCGCCTGGCTGCACTGGTCGTGCTCAACAGCGTGTTCAACCGCACCCCCGAGCAAAGTGCCGGGGTGATCGCCCGCGCTGCCCAAGCGGCGGAGCTGGGCCCAGACGCCAACGTCGATGCTGCCCTGGACCGCTGGTTCAGCCGTGAATACAAGGCTGCCAACCCCGCGCAGGTCGCCGCCATTCGCCAGGTACTGGCGAGCAACGACCCGCAGGGCTACCACACCACTTATTCGCTGTTCGCCACTCAGGACATGTACCGCGCCGACGACCTGGGCAGTATCCAGGTGCCGACGCTGATCGCCACCGGCGAACTCGACTCGGGCTCCACCCCGGCCATGACCCGCCAGCTCGCCGCCTGCATTCCTGGCGCACGCAGTGTGGTCCTCGCCGAGCAACGGCATATGATGCCGGTGGAAGCACCGCGTGAAGTCAACAAGATGCTGCTGGACTTCCTCACCCAAGCCCGCACCCTCACCGAATCCGCCAAGGGGATTGTTGCATGA
- a CDS encoding amino acid synthesis family protein produces MSFEIRKIVTYSEETRIEGGKATDKPVTMVGLAVVIKNPWAGRGFVEDLKPEIRANCSELGALMVERLTAAIGGADKIEAYGKAAVVGADGEIEHASAVIHTLRFGNHYREAVQAKSYLSFTNKRGGPGTSIQIPMMQKDDEGLRSHYITLEMQIEDAPRADEIVVVLGAADGGRLHPRIGNRYIDLEELAAEKANAQ; encoded by the coding sequence ATGAGTTTCGAAATCCGCAAGATCGTCACCTACTCCGAAGAGACCCGCATCGAAGGCGGCAAAGCCACCGACAAGCCGGTGACCATGGTCGGCCTGGCCGTCGTGATCAAGAACCCATGGGCCGGTCGCGGTTTCGTTGAAGATCTGAAGCCGGAAATTCGCGCCAACTGCTCGGAGCTGGGTGCCCTGATGGTCGAGCGCCTGACTGCTGCCATTGGCGGCGCCGACAAGATCGAGGCCTACGGTAAGGCCGCCGTCGTCGGCGCCGATGGCGAAATCGAGCACGCCTCGGCCGTGATCCATACCCTGCGCTTCGGCAACCACTACCGCGAGGCGGTACAGGCCAAGAGCTACCTGAGCTTCACCAACAAGCGCGGCGGCCCAGGCACTTCGATCCAGATCCCGATGATGCAGAAGGACGACGAAGGCCTGCGTTCGCACTACATCACCCTGGAAATGCAGATCGAAGACGCCCCGCGTGCCGATGAAATCGTCGTGGTCCTGGGCGCAGCCGATGGCGGCCGCCTGCACCCGCGCATCGGCAACCGTTACATCGACCTGGAAGAACTGGCTGCCGAAAAAGCCAACGCTCAATAA
- a CDS encoding LLM class flavin-dependent oxidoreductase, which translates to MKFSLFVHMERWDEQVSHRQLFEDLTELTLMAEDGGFSTVWIGEHHAMEYTISPSPMPLLAYLAARTEKIRLGAGTIIAPFWNPIRVAGECALLDVISNGRMEVGLARGAYQFEFDRMAGGMPATDGGKALREMVPVVRKLWEGDYAHDGEVYKFPTSTSVPKPFNATPPMWIAARDPDSHNFAVANGCNVMVTPLMKGDEEVLDLKNKFQAALDNNPDVPRPQLMVLRHTHVHSPSDPEGWKVGAQAISRFYRTFDAWFGNKTTPVNGFLEPSPESKFAEVPAFQLENIRKNTMIGTPEEIIARIKYYQELGVDEFSFWCDNSLPHAEKKKSLELFIKEVVPAFA; encoded by the coding sequence ATGAAATTTTCGTTGTTCGTGCACATGGAACGTTGGGATGAACAGGTCAGCCACCGCCAGCTGTTCGAAGACCTGACCGAACTGACCCTGATGGCCGAAGACGGCGGTTTCAGCACCGTGTGGATCGGTGAACACCACGCCATGGAATACACCATTTCGCCAAGCCCGATGCCGCTGCTGGCCTACCTGGCCGCGCGCACCGAGAAGATCCGCCTGGGCGCCGGCACCATCATTGCGCCGTTCTGGAACCCTATCCGCGTCGCTGGCGAATGCGCCCTGCTCGACGTGATCAGCAACGGCCGCATGGAAGTGGGCCTGGCCCGCGGTGCCTACCAGTTCGAGTTCGACCGCATGGCAGGTGGCATGCCGGCCACCGACGGCGGCAAGGCGCTGCGCGAGATGGTGCCGGTGGTGCGCAAGCTGTGGGAAGGCGACTACGCCCACGACGGTGAAGTCTACAAGTTCCCGACCTCCACCAGCGTACCGAAGCCGTTCAACGCCACGCCGCCCATGTGGATCGCCGCCCGCGACCCGGACTCGCACAACTTCGCCGTTGCCAATGGTTGCAATGTCATGGTCACCCCGCTGATGAAGGGTGACGAAGAAGTGCTGGACCTGAAGAACAAGTTCCAGGCCGCCCTGGACAACAACCCGGACGTGCCGCGCCCGCAACTGATGGTGCTGCGCCACACCCACGTGCACAGCCCGTCCGACCCGGAAGGCTGGAAGGTCGGTGCCCAGGCGATCTCGCGCTTCTACCGCACCTTCGATGCCTGGTTCGGCAACAAGACGACCCCGGTGAATGGCTTCCTGGAGCCGAGCCCGGAGTCGAAGTTCGCCGAAGTGCCGGCGTTCCAGCTGGAGAACATCCGCAAGAACACCATGATCGGCACCCCGGAAGAAATCATCGCGCGCATCAAGTACTACCAGGAACTGGGCGTCGACGAGTTCAGCTTCTGGTGCGACAACAGCTTGCCCCACGCCGAGAAGAAGAAGTCGCTCGAGCTGTTCATCAAGGAAGTGGTGCCGGCGTTCGCCTGA
- a CDS encoding flavin reductase family protein, with protein MIDATVYKNVLGSFPSGVTVITTQDDDGSVVGLTASAFSSLSMDPPLVLFCPNYTSDSYPVLIKQKRFAIHLLSGEQQAEAYAFAKKGKDKASGIEWSLSELGNPILAGATAVIECELWREYEGGDHAIMVGKVHNLIVPAEAPRPMVYCRGKMASLPAFA; from the coding sequence ATGATCGACGCAACTGTCTACAAGAACGTTCTGGGCTCCTTCCCGTCCGGCGTTACCGTCATCACCACCCAGGACGACGACGGCTCGGTCGTCGGCCTGACCGCCAGCGCCTTCTCCTCCCTGTCGATGGACCCGCCGCTGGTGCTGTTCTGCCCCAACTACACCTCCGACTCCTACCCGGTACTGATCAAGCAGAAGCGCTTTGCCATTCACCTGCTGTCCGGTGAACAGCAGGCCGAAGCCTACGCGTTCGCCAAGAAGGGCAAGGACAAGGCCAGCGGCATCGAGTGGAGCCTGAGTGAACTGGGCAATCCGATCCTGGCCGGTGCCACCGCCGTCATCGAATGCGAACTGTGGCGTGAATATGAAGGTGGCGACCACGCCATCATGGTCGGCAAGGTGCACAACCTGATCGTCCCGGCAGAAGCACCACGGCCCATGGTGTACTGCCGCGGCAAGATGGCCAGCCTGCCGGCCTTTGCCTGA